The Actinomycetota bacterium genomic sequence CGTTAGCGACCGGATAGACCCCATGGTTGGTGATCTCAATCTTATGGTAGGAAAGCTTAACGTGGAAATATCCTCTATAAATGATATTACCCGTAGCGCAGGCTCCATTGTGGAGCAGCTAGAAAAGATTATAAGGCTGGCCAGGATAGTGGTCACTAGCCCTATTATAAAAGTCATAAGTACCGGGGCCGGGCTAATAAGCGGTATTAAAAAAGCCAAGAACTCGGAGTAGGGGATAGTGGTTTATGAATAAACGGGATGCAGGATTCATAATAGGCGGTGCTATAATTGGTGCAATTCTTGGTTTTATAATTCAAAAAAAAGGAATCACCAAGGTTATTGAACTGTTAAAAGGTAAAAAAACCATAAGTCCTAAAATTGTCGATTATTGGAAGCTATTAAGCCAAAAACTCGGCTGGGATTAAATTATTGTTCCATGCCCGTATTTATGGGGCTTAAGCCTGTAAATAGTTTCAAATGAGTTAAATAGGTCTAGATATTGTTCCAAGTATCTTATCATAAGGAAATTGTTTCTAACCGTTTCCCTGGCTTCTAGCCCTAATTTTTTACGTAAATCCCTATCTTTTATTAACTGGACTATCCTTTCCGCTGTTTCTTCAATAGATGACACCAGGAAACCATTAAAACCATTTTTTATTTGATGGGTGATCCCTCCGGCTCTTCCGCCAATTACAGCAGCACCTTTCCACATGGCTTCAGTTACAGTAAGGCCAAAGCCCTCTTTGATTGATTTTTGCAATACCACCGCTGCTTTGCTTTGTAGTGAATTTACCAGTGCTGAGTCCTGGTGGCTAATAATGGTTATATGCTCATCCTGGTGCCGGAGCAGATTCTTGTATATATCTTCACCTTCCGGGTCATCAGTAGCAATATTTCCCAACAGTACCAAATGACAACTTACCTTTTTTCTAGCCAGTTTAAAAGCTTCAATTACGCCTTCAGGATCTTTCCACCTGTCAAACCTGGATATTTGGACTACCAGGGGAAGATCAGTAGGTATATGGTAATGTTGCAGGCGTTCATCTATCTCTTGATCGCTTAGCTTTTTATTCTTAACAGAGAAGGGATCAATGGCCGGCATAAAGAAAACCTGGGGAACCGGTATGTCTTGCTTGTATTCCTTCAGGGTAAGTATGGTTGCATCGTAATGTTGAATGTACCGCTTAAGGTAGGAGAACAGGTGCCCGTTGGGGCTGGAAAGATCTATATGGCATCTCCAGATCCAGGGCTGTCTTTTAGGGTAAAACTTAATCATGCCCAGAGGCTGGGGATCATGCACTATAATAAAATCATGATCCATTCGGTTGCGTACGGAATTTTCAAAAAGCACTCTCTCGTAAATTTCTTTTTTGCGCTGGGTTAAATTGATATCCGCCCCTTGAAGGGCATTATGCATTTTTTTAGTTATACTAAAAAAATCAGGCGAACCCTGTAGTACCTTCCACTCGGTTTTAATTCCCGCACTGTTCATAAGCAAGGTAAGGGGGGAGAGCATTTCTGCTACTCCTCCTCCATAAAAAGTGGAATTTATATGGGCTACATGCGAGCCTTGGCAAGGTTTTGCTTTTTCTTTTACCCTGTCTACCGTTTCCTGGCCTACAAATTCTTGATAATGCTCAATTTTTACCAGATCTTTAAGTTTGTTCATTGTTTTTTGGGGTAAATTACAATTAATTTAAAATTATAGGCAATAATCTATTAGAAATCTAAGCCAAAAAATTTATCCTGTAGCCATATTGGGGAAAATAATACAAATGATGTTAATTAAAGTCAGGTCCAGGGCGATATCCCAATATTTTTAAAATATAAGGTCAACAATTGATTTAATTTTCTAATGAAAGTATTATAGTAATAATTTTTACAAGTTAAAACCATAAGTCACCAGCTTCTTGCTCTAAAATATAATATTAAAAACAATATTTATTAGGGGAGATTTATGCCAGGCCAACCTATAAGGGTAATTAATTTTGGAGAAGTCTCATGGCTTGATTCTCAAGCTATTTACCACACAGTCGCCCATGCTTTTGATTCTGGCAGCATGGACACTATCACCATCATGAGTCCTAAAAGT encodes the following:
- a CDS encoding glycosyltransferase, giving the protein MNKLKDLVKIEHYQEFVGQETVDRVKEKAKPCQGSHVAHINSTFYGGGVAEMLSPLTLLMNSAGIKTEWKVLQGSPDFFSITKKMHNALQGADINLTQRKKEIYERVLFENSVRNRMDHDFIIVHDPQPLGMIKFYPKRQPWIWRCHIDLSSPNGHLFSYLKRYIQHYDATILTLKEYKQDIPVPQVFFMPAIDPFSVKNKKLSDQEIDERLQHYHIPTDLPLVVQISRFDRWKDPEGVIEAFKLARKKVSCHLVLLGNIATDDPEGEDIYKNLLRHQDEHITIISHQDSALVNSLQSKAAVVLQKSIKEGFGLTVTEAMWKGAAVIGGRAGGITHQIKNGFNGFLVSSIEETAERIVQLIKDRDLRKKLGLEARETVRNNFLMIRYLEQYLDLFNSFETIYRLKPHKYGHGTII